A window from Calditrichota bacterium encodes these proteins:
- a CDS encoding O-antigen ligase family protein — MAYSTTYQLPVRPGRSSVIWALLAGTAAGTAALLALGLEAKWAVFAILGLGLPFVGALSGDLRRFLLALMLFTIPLNADVHLFYSPEAAGTRGLVIAFPDLCLLVLVAVWLIEVASGLWQERIHWVPKVTVPYLALLSLAALSALWAPKPLLTLFDVWQMSKVLVLFLYLVNTVRDRDEVEFVVKLLLVGAALQGVVVLLQNTMGLSLGFFGQETRAELFRPEAETSLVKRPGGTVGHANTLGRYFVLLLPTGIFLVLRGERKRVFYMVTTGLGLLGMILTLSRSAWIGLAFALVVALVAQRRRRAVPRRRGILGLVAVVVILGVAFGPMVYRRMVSPDFGATMSRLTTAKVSLRVIRDHPLLGVGMNNYKEVLDTYFDPSDPFTRVAPVHNLYLLYAGELGLPGLVLFLWLMVGVLRLMRPGLRARGAFCAATAVGLFAGFAAMLVMATSDYAYKQSLALMNTMWVVAALGLAVARLAAAEAVVEPVAEEVAEPMAMNITRQLLALTQE; from the coding sequence ATGGCCTATTCGACGACATATCAGCTGCCGGTACGTCCGGGGCGCAGCAGCGTCATCTGGGCGTTGCTCGCCGGAACTGCTGCTGGGACGGCTGCCCTGCTGGCGCTTGGACTCGAAGCCAAGTGGGCCGTGTTTGCCATCTTAGGGCTCGGACTCCCGTTCGTGGGCGCCCTCAGTGGTGACCTTCGGCGGTTCCTGTTGGCCTTGATGCTCTTCACCATACCATTGAACGCGGACGTGCACCTCTTCTACAGCCCAGAAGCGGCAGGCACGCGTGGCTTGGTGATTGCCTTCCCGGACCTCTGTCTGCTGGTCCTTGTGGCGGTATGGCTCATCGAAGTGGCCAGCGGCCTGTGGCAGGAGCGGATCCACTGGGTGCCGAAGGTCACGGTGCCTTACCTGGCACTCCTCAGCCTGGCGGCGCTCTCTGCTCTGTGGGCGCCCAAGCCACTGCTCACCCTGTTCGACGTGTGGCAGATGAGCAAGGTGCTGGTGCTGTTCCTTTACCTGGTCAACACAGTACGCGACCGCGACGAAGTGGAATTCGTGGTGAAGCTCCTGCTGGTCGGTGCAGCCCTCCAGGGGGTGGTGGTGCTCCTGCAGAACACCATGGGTTTGAGCTTGGGATTCTTCGGCCAGGAGACCCGAGCCGAGCTGTTCCGCCCAGAGGCGGAAACCTCGCTGGTGAAGAGGCCGGGCGGCACGGTGGGGCACGCGAACACCTTGGGTCGCTACTTCGTGTTGCTTCTCCCGACCGGCATCTTCCTTGTGCTGCGCGGTGAGAGGAAACGAGTCTTCTACATGGTCACCACAGGCTTGGGCTTGTTGGGCATGATCCTGACGCTCTCGCGCAGTGCGTGGATAGGATTGGCATTTGCCCTGGTCGTCGCCTTGGTCGCTCAACGGCGTCGCAGAGCAGTGCCGCGGCGCAGGGGGATTCTCGGCTTAGTCGCAGTGGTGGTGATACTGGGCGTTGCTTTCGGCCCGATGGTCTATCGTCGGATGGTCTCCCCGGACTTTGGCGCCACCATGTCGCGACTGACCACTGCCAAGGTGTCCTTGCGGGTGATTCGAGACCATCCGCTCCTCGGCGTGGGCATGAACAACTACAAGGAGGTTCTGGACACCTACTTCGATCCGAGCGACCCGTTCACGAGAGTGGCGCCTGTGCACAACCTCTACTTGCTGTATGCAGGAGAGCTGGGTTTGCCGGGGCTGGTCCTCTTTCTGTGGTTGATGGTGGGCGTGCTGCGGCTCATGCGGCCTGGTCTGCGGGCTCGAGGTGCTTTCTGCGCAGCCACGGCCGTTGGCCTCTTCGCGGGGTTCGCTGCCATGTTGGTCATGGCCACGAGCGACTATGCTTACAAGCAGTCGCTTGCCTTGATGAACACGATGTGGGTCGTAGCCGCTTTGGGGCTGGCAGTGGCGAGATTGGCTGCAGCAGAGGCTGTGGTCGAGCCGGTCGCCGAAGAGGTGGCTGAGCCAATGGCCATGAATATCACGCGCCAGCTTCTGGCTTTGACACAAGAGTGA
- a CDS encoding CpsD/CapB family tyrosine-protein kinase — protein MSVIRDILEEAQASERVEAAEYRQAVQSVPAAKVELDVPPGLAAEVRALRENIELLSGLNRVQTIGISGCTPGAGASTVASLLALSMAGGYITNGNGNGNGTNAHPGSVGKTDVLSKGILLVDSNVAMPGVARLLGISPVPGLVEVLSGSIVWPKAVRLVNEGRLKVITAGRTHPSAAELVTSARMHRLIDEFRDRFNRVIVDLPSAATNVEAVRIGQWLDGVVLVVWAGKTRTDVAREVIDRLVAAKVRVLGIVLNRRREVLPQGL, from the coding sequence ATGAGTGTGATCAGAGATATCCTGGAGGAGGCACAAGCCTCGGAGAGGGTGGAAGCAGCGGAGTACCGGCAGGCAGTGCAGAGCGTCCCTGCAGCGAAGGTGGAGCTGGATGTGCCGCCTGGCTTAGCAGCCGAGGTCCGCGCTCTGCGCGAGAATATCGAGCTGCTCAGTGGGCTCAACCGGGTGCAAACCATCGGCATCAGCGGCTGTACCCCGGGTGCCGGGGCCTCCACGGTGGCGTCGCTCCTTGCCCTTTCCATGGCGGGTGGGTATATCACCAACGGAAATGGAAACGGCAACGGCACCAACGCTCATCCAGGTTCTGTCGGCAAGACCGATGTGCTCAGCAAGGGCATTCTCCTCGTCGACAGCAACGTGGCCATGCCCGGGGTCGCGCGCCTGTTGGGCATCTCGCCGGTTCCTGGATTGGTCGAGGTTCTCAGTGGGAGCATCGTCTGGCCGAAGGCGGTGCGTCTGGTCAATGAGGGGAGGCTCAAGGTGATCACCGCCGGCAGGACACACCCCAGTGCGGCGGAGCTGGTGACCTCTGCCCGCATGCATCGCCTCATCGATGAGTTTCGTGACCGCTTCAATCGGGTGATAGTGGACCTGCCCTCGGCGGCAACGAACGTCGAAGCGGTGCGCATTGGCCAGTGGCTGGACGGCGTGGTGCTGGTGGTGTGGGCCGGCAAGACGCGCACCGATGTGGCGCGGGAGGTCATCGACCGGCTGGTGGCGGCAAAGGTCCGCGTGTTGGGCATCGTCCTCAACCGCCGACGCGAAGTGCTGCCCCAGGGGCTGTAA
- a CDS encoding AAA family ATPase — MYTEHFGLKEIPFDVNPDPRYLFPSPDHQEGLTRMMYGVKMRKGLIVLIGEAGTGKTTLLHTLIRHLGEEAVSAWVFNTTLEAEDLLRYVCRDFGVQVRSENRAEMLLDLYQFLIRNFERKRNALLIVDEAQNLSPKSLEEIRLLTNLETSNTKLVQILLVGQPPLEDTLRLPELRQFRQRVAVRFRLRPLGREQVAEYVMHRLKVAGAKAPQRLFAPDALAEIYRLSGGVPRIINCICDNALLHAFVMDRTYVDASMIRRLAREGLLAAPESQAATLQSMEMRRNGTGCRFQAVDIGALGGVNSLGLVDRIA; from the coding sequence ATGTACACTGAGCACTTTGGGCTAAAAGAAATCCCCTTCGACGTGAACCCGGACCCGCGGTATCTCTTCCCCAGTCCGGATCACCAAGAAGGGCTAACGCGCATGATGTACGGCGTCAAGATGCGCAAGGGCCTTATTGTGCTGATAGGCGAGGCTGGGACTGGCAAGACGACGCTCCTGCACACCCTCATCCGGCATTTGGGCGAGGAGGCCGTGAGCGCGTGGGTCTTCAACACCACGCTGGAGGCCGAAGACCTGCTTCGCTATGTGTGCCGCGACTTTGGCGTGCAAGTGAGGTCTGAGAACCGAGCGGAGATGCTCCTGGACCTGTACCAGTTCCTCATCCGCAACTTTGAGCGCAAGCGCAACGCGCTGCTCATCGTGGACGAGGCGCAGAACTTGAGCCCAAAGTCGCTGGAGGAGATTCGCCTCCTGACGAACTTGGAGACCTCCAACACGAAGCTGGTGCAAATCCTTTTGGTGGGCCAGCCGCCGCTGGAGGACACGCTCCGTCTTCCCGAGCTGCGGCAGTTCCGTCAGAGGGTAGCAGTACGATTCCGATTGCGTCCCTTGGGGCGCGAGCAGGTGGCAGAGTACGTCATGCATCGCCTGAAGGTCGCCGGGGCCAAGGCACCACAGCGACTCTTCGCGCCCGATGCCCTGGCCGAGATCTACCGGTTGTCCGGAGGCGTGCCACGCATCATCAATTGCATCTGCGACAACGCCTTGCTGCACGCCTTTGTCATGGACCGGACGTACGTTGACGCCAGTATGATCCGTCGCCTTGCGCGGGAGGGGCTGTTGGCCGCTCCTGAATCACAGGCGGCGACGCTGCAAAGCATGGAGATGCGGCGCAATGGCACAGGATGCCGCTTCCAAGCGGTGGACATCGGCGCTCTTGGCGGGGTCAACTCGTTGGGCTTGGTTGACCGCATCGCATAG
- a CDS encoding helix-turn-helix transcriptional regulator, with the protein MDEKREVRVEVGMGDAGLDGRPLPRPKRPIVRAKNLLKVRRWEAGLKQYELAYMLGCSAPYLSMVENNRVEPTEEFKRRAASIFEVPVSELFPGDDEE; encoded by the coding sequence ATGGACGAGAAACGAGAAGTGCGGGTTGAGGTTGGGATGGGAGACGCTGGCCTTGACGGGCGTCCGCTGCCACGTCCAAAGCGGCCCATTGTCCGCGCCAAAAACCTGCTGAAAGTGAGACGTTGGGAAGCCGGACTCAAGCAGTATGAGCTGGCCTACATGCTGGGGTGCAGCGCCCCCTATCTGTCGATGGTGGAAAACAACCGCGTGGAGCCCACGGAGGAGTTTAAGCGCCGGGCAGCCAGTATCTTCGAAGTGCCCGTCTCGGAGCTCTTCCCTGGGGATGATGAGGAATGA